In the Flavisolibacter tropicus genome, one interval contains:
- a CDS encoding protein-disulfide reductase DsbD family protein: MKKFLCCSLCLCLLFLSICLHANDSTDLKWNFDQQRINEKEVLLTIKASVPSGVKLYGLQKSENDALYSTITFDSAAKKYLANTVTEKGSARTEKDPSLDATVTYFADSVLWQQKVLAGTTDSVLLKGAVSYMYKKGEEYLPGEHPFKFYIQPEVSSKQTDSVTATNDIANQSLGWIFLIGFLNGLGALLTPCVFSMIPITVSFFTKRSQTKAQGKVNAFMYSASIIAIFTFIGFLITLIWGAAALNNLATNWVANLVFFALFLLFGISFLGAFEITLPSAWTNKADSKANTGSFVGIFFMALVLVLVSFSCTGPFIGNLLPIIGKGGYFGPLVGFFSFSLALALPFSLFAFFPSKLNVLGKAGGWLNAVKVTMGFVELALALKFLSNADLAKGWRLLDREIFIALWVVIFILLGVYLLGKLKFHHDDELPKNDFGLPYVSVTRLLLAITAISFSVYMIPGLWGAPLKGISAFVPPMGTQDFIASPAASKPGAGSSTVSNQDELPHPNKYYDKMHIYEPETVTKYGMVTYFDYQEALEVSRKLKKPLLLDFTGVNCVNCRKMEGQVWSDPEVMRRLKEDFVVVSLYVDVHNIELPQGEQYFSKALDKQVETLGDRNVDLQVSRFGSNTQPYYFFVDDKEAKLADQGYGYDPSIPKFIELLDKVKAEYNKRKA; encoded by the coding sequence ATGAAAAAGTTTCTTTGTTGTAGTTTGTGTCTGTGCTTGCTGTTTCTTAGCATTTGTCTTCATGCAAATGATTCTACAGACCTAAAGTGGAATTTTGACCAACAGCGGATCAATGAAAAAGAAGTCCTGCTGACCATCAAAGCCTCTGTACCGAGTGGTGTAAAACTTTATGGATTACAAAAGTCGGAGAATGATGCCCTTTACTCCACCATAACGTTTGATTCGGCTGCTAAAAAGTATTTAGCCAATACGGTTACTGAAAAAGGAAGTGCCCGCACTGAGAAGGATCCTTCCCTGGATGCTACGGTAACTTATTTTGCAGACTCTGTACTTTGGCAACAGAAAGTACTGGCCGGTACTACGGATAGTGTTTTATTGAAAGGAGCCGTGAGCTATATGTATAAAAAAGGGGAGGAGTACCTGCCCGGAGAACACCCGTTCAAATTTTACATTCAGCCCGAAGTTTCTTCCAAACAAACTGATTCTGTAACAGCCACAAACGATATTGCTAATCAATCCTTAGGCTGGATCTTTTTGATTGGGTTTCTAAATGGGTTGGGCGCCCTGCTGACACCTTGTGTGTTTTCCATGATTCCTATTACCGTTTCGTTTTTTACCAAGCGGAGTCAAACCAAGGCCCAAGGCAAAGTGAATGCCTTTATGTACTCGGCCTCTATCATTGCCATCTTTACCTTTATTGGCTTTTTAATTACCCTGATCTGGGGGGCGGCAGCCTTAAACAACCTGGCTACCAACTGGGTGGCCAACCTGGTGTTCTTTGCCCTGTTTTTGCTGTTTGGCATCTCGTTCTTAGGGGCCTTTGAAATAACATTGCCCAGCGCCTGGACCAATAAAGCCGATTCGAAAGCCAATACCGGCAGTTTTGTGGGCATCTTTTTTATGGCCTTAGTGCTGGTGCTGGTATCTTTTTCTTGTACTGGGCCCTTCATTGGTAACCTGTTGCCTATTATTGGCAAGGGTGGCTACTTTGGACCGCTGGTTGGATTCTTTAGTTTTTCCCTTGCACTTGCCCTTCCTTTTTCCCTATTTGCCTTTTTCCCTTCTAAACTTAATGTACTTGGAAAAGCGGGCGGTTGGCTCAATGCGGTAAAAGTTACGATGGGGTTTGTGGAGTTGGCCCTTGCGTTGAAATTCCTCTCCAATGCCGATTTAGCTAAGGGCTGGCGCTTATTGGATAGAGAAATCTTTATTGCTCTGTGGGTAGTGATCTTTATTTTACTGGGAGTATACCTGTTGGGTAAACTCAAGTTTCATCATGATGATGAATTGCCTAAAAACGATTTTGGTCTGCCGTATGTAAGTGTTACCCGGCTATTACTCGCTATTACAGCTATTTCGTTTTCTGTTTATATGATCCCTGGCTTATGGGGTGCACCTCTGAAAGGAATCAGTGCGTTTGTTCCTCCAATGGGAACACAGGATTTCATCGCCTCTCCTGCAGCATCAAAGCCTGGTGCTGGTAGTAGTACAGTTAGTAACCAAGATGAACTGCCGCATCCTAACAAATATTATGACAAGATGCATATTTATGAACCGGAAACGGTAACCAAATATGGCATGGTCACCTATTTCGATTACCAGGAAGCTTTGGAAGTGTCTCGCAAATTAAAAAAGCCCTTGTTGCTGGATTTTACCGGGGTGAATTGTGTGAACTGTAGAAAGATGGAAGGCCAGGTATGGAGCGATCCGGAAGTAATGCGTCGCTTAAAAGAAGACTTTGTGGTGGTGTCTCTTTATGTGGATGTGCACAACATTGAGTTGCCCCAAGGAGAACAATACTTTTCCAAGGCTTTAGACAAGCAGGTGGAAACTTTAGGCGACCGCAATGTTGATCTGCAGGTTTCACGCTTTGGCTCCAACACACAGCCCTATTATTTCTTTGTGGACGACAAGGAAGCAAAGCTGGCTGATCAGGGCTATGGCTATGATCCCAGTATTCCAAAGTTTATTGAACTGTTGGATAAAGTAAAAGCAGAATACAATAAAAGAAAGGCTTGA
- a CDS encoding response regulator transcription factor has translation MKKKTILIADDHILFRDSLRQILFTHQLYEVIDCCASMNQAIEIAEKAHPNIFIMDINMPDLSGTEAVDIIRKCSPTTHILVLSMHTEPTYARQLLKKGALGYMTKSSPLRELFIALGEISEGRRYICHEIKDNITLQLIEGKGKSVKITQLSKREFQIVEAVKEGLSSKEIGRKLGITLSTVNVHRTKILKKLNLSNAAALVDYVNNYNLNIE, from the coding sequence ATGAAGAAAAAGACGATCTTAATTGCAGATGATCATATTTTGTTTAGAGACTCATTAAGACAAATTCTATTTACACATCAACTTTATGAAGTTATTGACTGCTGTGCCAGTATGAACCAGGCTATTGAAATTGCAGAGAAAGCCCATCCCAATATTTTTATCATGGATATTAATATGCCCGATCTAAGTGGCACAGAGGCTGTAGATATTATTCGAAAATGCTCCCCTACTACCCACATATTAGTATTATCCATGCACACGGAACCAACTTATGCGCGTCAGCTTTTAAAAAAAGGAGCACTTGGCTATATGACCAAAAGTTCACCGCTTCGTGAATTGTTCATAGCACTTGGAGAAATAAGCGAAGGCAGAAGATACATTTGCCATGAAATAAAAGACAATATCACACTGCAATTAATTGAAGGTAAAGGGAAAAGCGTCAAGATCACCCAACTTTCAAAAAGAGAATTTCAAATTGTTGAAGCTGTTAAGGAGGGCCTTTCTTCAAAAGAAATAGGAAGAAAACTAGGCATTACTTTGTCGACAGTAAATGTGCATCGCACCAAAATCCTGAAAAAGTTAAACCTAAGCAATGCAGCAGCCCTGGTTGATTATGTCAATAATTACAACTTGAATATTGAATAG
- a CDS encoding protein-disulfide reductase DsbD domain-containing protein: MKKLIALSFCLAILNIVSAQVKDPVAWSFTSKKINETTYEVSLTATLQKSWHLYSQTTPEGGPFPTAINFAKNPLLSLDGDIKEVGKLEQKNEPLFGVDVKQFSNTVSFVQVVKVKGKAKTFLSGSLEFMTCNNQECLPPQTKKFSIALK; the protein is encoded by the coding sequence ATGAAAAAGTTAATTGCTTTAAGCTTTTGTCTTGCAATTCTGAATATAGTAAGCGCCCAGGTAAAAGATCCTGTGGCATGGAGTTTTACTTCTAAGAAAATAAATGAAACAACCTACGAGGTGAGCTTGACTGCTACGCTACAAAAAAGCTGGCACCTGTATTCCCAGACAACACCAGAAGGTGGGCCTTTTCCTACAGCCATCAACTTTGCTAAAAATCCATTGCTCTCTTTAGATGGTGATATAAAAGAAGTGGGCAAACTAGAGCAAAAGAATGAGCCCTTATTTGGTGTAGATGTAAAGCAATTTTCCAACACAGTGTCGTTTGTGCAGGTAGTAAAAGTGAAAGGCAAAGCAAAAACATTTTTGAGCGGTAGTCTTGAATTCATGACCTGTAATAACCAGGAGTGTTTGCCTCCTCAAACAAAGAAGTTTTCCATTGCCCTTAAGTAA
- a CDS encoding S46 family peptidase — MLKKSIIKWSLLFIYMLCCSAQLRADDGMWLLALLKQYNAKELKAMGLNIPIEKLTGESEDALSEAVIGFDKGCTGSIISSTGLILTNYHCSYSAIQQYVGPDNDIFNTGFWANAAEQELPVRGLSITINKKILDITDEVNSQVTNKNSSANNMRSVLAAETKKYQQKYPQYNVLIKPYKNNSVFILYLQQQFSDVRLVGVPPKNVAKFGGETDNWMWPRQSADFAFFRVYGDKNGAPATYSKSNLPLTVKAYLHISKEGYKKGDFAMSMGYPAQSNREATSYQVWDKAQTLNSPLIAVRKLRQAVLEDEMNKSPQIKQLYFEKYATSANYYKNAVGMNAWIDKLHVLSKKEAFEREWMNWVMQDETKKLTYATTFHDLKIALETNAKYKRALTYYSESFSTACEVIQFISAFGNAFKTYTDEVKKRPSLSKDLLSNTRYYYKGFNMDVDKRVTKEILKLLNDSLPPDLLPDIYTVKNLQSAATIDQYVEDIYRTSIFCDSVKLKNWLKNPSGTLEKDPLMQLSKSIQNKQWELFQTSQSNTDKANRIIYAYYNSVSDFKAGRYYPDADRTIRLSYGTISDLKVDDKTIPYQTTLNSLIAKADTVNKDYLLNKKLQDIWKTKDYGSYALNGDMPVCFITNGDVTGGNSGSPMMNAEGKIIGLVFDCNWESMTREFNYEANLHKVICVDVRYIMLVTQKFSGSNRVISEIEKANEG; from the coding sequence TGAAAAACTTACCGGTGAAAGCGAAGATGCACTGAGTGAAGCTGTAATAGGTTTTGATAAAGGGTGCACCGGTTCAATTATTTCCAGCACCGGATTGATCTTAACCAACTATCATTGTTCTTATAGTGCAATCCAGCAGTATGTTGGTCCAGATAATGATATTTTTAATACGGGTTTTTGGGCCAATGCGGCCGAACAGGAATTACCAGTCAGAGGACTTTCCATCACGATTAATAAAAAGATCCTGGATATAACAGATGAAGTAAATAGCCAGGTTACTAATAAAAATTCATCTGCCAATAACATGCGAAGTGTATTGGCAGCGGAAACAAAAAAGTACCAACAGAAATACCCGCAATACAATGTATTGATCAAACCCTATAAGAATAACAGTGTCTTTATATTGTACCTGCAGCAACAGTTCAGTGATGTGCGTCTGGTGGGCGTTCCTCCAAAGAATGTAGCCAAGTTTGGAGGGGAGACCGACAATTGGATGTGGCCACGTCAAAGCGCTGACTTTGCTTTCTTCAGGGTCTATGGAGATAAGAACGGGGCACCGGCTACCTATTCAAAATCCAATCTGCCCCTGACAGTAAAGGCTTATCTCCATATATCAAAAGAGGGATATAAGAAGGGGGATTTTGCTATGTCTATGGGCTACCCGGCCCAGTCCAACCGAGAAGCCACATCCTACCAGGTATGGGATAAGGCTCAGACCTTAAATAGCCCACTGATTGCGGTGCGCAAACTGCGTCAGGCTGTTTTAGAAGATGAAATGAATAAGAGTCCTCAGATCAAACAGCTCTATTTTGAGAAATATGCTACTTCAGCCAACTATTACAAAAACGCGGTGGGCATGAATGCCTGGATTGACAAATTACACGTTCTATCTAAGAAAGAAGCTTTTGAAAGGGAATGGATGAATTGGGTAATGCAGGATGAAACCAAAAAGTTAACTTATGCTACAACCTTCCATGATCTGAAAATAGCATTGGAAACGAACGCTAAATATAAGCGGGCACTAACTTATTATTCTGAGAGCTTTTCGACCGCTTGTGAAGTAATCCAATTCATTAGTGCTTTTGGCAACGCATTTAAAACCTATACAGACGAAGTTAAAAAGAGACCTTCCCTGTCAAAAGATCTTTTAAGTAATACCAGGTATTACTACAAAGGTTTTAATATGGATGTTGATAAACGTGTGACCAAAGAAATTCTAAAGCTTTTGAATGATAGTTTGCCGCCAGACCTTTTGCCGGATATATATACGGTAAAAAACCTTCAGTCCGCAGCAACTATTGATCAATATGTGGAGGATATATACCGCACTTCTATTTTTTGTGATTCGGTTAAGTTGAAAAACTGGTTGAAGAATCCATCCGGAACTTTGGAGAAGGACCCCTTAATGCAATTAAGTAAGTCAATCCAAAATAAGCAGTGGGAACTATTTCAAACCTCCCAATCCAATACAGACAAAGCTAATAGGATTATTTACGCTTATTACAACAGTGTTTCTGATTTTAAAGCAGGTCGGTACTACCCTGATGCTGATAGAACCATCCGGCTGTCTTACGGTACAATTTCGGATCTGAAAGTGGATGATAAAACCATTCCTTACCAAACTACTCTAAATAGTTTGATAGCAAAGGCTGACACAGTCAATAAGGACTACCTGTTAAATAAAAAACTACAGGATATCTGGAAAACCAAAGACTATGGGTCTTATGCCTTAAATGGAGATATGCCTGTTTGTTTTATTACCAATGGTGATGTGACTGGTGGAAATTCAGGAAGCCCTATGATGAATGCAGAAGGAAAGATCATCGGCCTGGTATTCGACTGCAACTGGGAATCCATGACAAGGGAGTTTAACTATGAGGCAAATCTGCATAAAGTGATTTGTGTGGATGTACGTTATATAATGTTAGTCACACAAAAGTTTTCTGGATCCAATAGGGTCATTAGTGAGATAGAAAAGGCCAATGAAGGATAA
- a CDS encoding TlpA disulfide reductase family protein, with translation MKKLALLLMMPTFILTRASAQEFKMDGRLNSFKPIEKIYFTYNNGEGSIFDSIQVKNGVFQIKGKLAEPVIAFMSIKYVLNAGETATDDFLQFYLEPAKINLTATSSLKNAKITGSKGQPDFERIKKKEKEYNQSLEKAQNNYAAARRAGDKNEMEKLEADMDQIKQAYAENVYADFLKKNPQTPIGLYLVSMYRSFRHDPDKTEALFKKLPANLQQYPSGVALKDRIKVDQNTSIGRYAMDFTQNDTSGNPVSLSSFKGKYVLVDFWASWCKPCRAENPNLVKAYNKYKDKNFTILGVSLDAPEGKGRWIKAIHDDGLTWNHVSDLKFWKNEVAVQYGINSVPQNLLIDPQGKIVAKNLRGEALEEKLTELIKL, from the coding sequence ATGAAAAAACTAGCATTATTATTAATGATGCCCACTTTTATTCTAACCCGGGCGTCCGCACAGGAATTCAAAATGGATGGTAGGCTGAACTCTTTTAAGCCTATTGAAAAAATCTACTTTACTTACAACAACGGGGAAGGTTCCATTTTCGACAGTATACAGGTAAAAAATGGTGTTTTTCAAATAAAAGGAAAATTAGCAGAGCCTGTTATAGCTTTTATGTCGATCAAATATGTACTTAATGCAGGAGAAACAGCTACTGACGATTTTTTGCAGTTCTATTTAGAACCTGCAAAGATTAATTTGACTGCCACTTCCTCTTTAAAGAACGCAAAGATTACCGGTTCAAAAGGCCAGCCCGATTTTGAAAGAATAAAGAAGAAGGAAAAAGAATACAATCAAAGTTTGGAAAAAGCGCAGAATAATTATGCCGCTGCCCGCAGAGCCGGAGACAAGAACGAAATGGAAAAGTTAGAAGCGGATATGGACCAGATTAAACAGGCCTATGCCGAGAATGTTTACGCAGACTTCCTTAAGAAAAACCCTCAAACACCAATAGGCTTATATCTTGTAAGTATGTACAGGAGTTTTAGACACGATCCAGACAAGACAGAAGCATTATTTAAAAAATTGCCTGCTAACCTTCAGCAGTATCCATCTGGTGTCGCCCTAAAGGATAGAATAAAAGTTGACCAAAACACATCGATTGGCCGTTATGCTATGGACTTTACACAAAACGACACATCGGGAAATCCTGTTTCACTTTCTTCTTTTAAGGGCAAGTATGTGTTGGTTGACTTCTGGGCCAGCTGGTGCAAACCCTGCCGGGCAGAAAACCCCAATCTCGTAAAAGCCTATAACAAATACAAGGATAAAAACTTTACGATCCTAGGTGTCTCCCTTGATGCCCCAGAAGGCAAAGGCAGGTGGATAAAAGCTATTCATGATGATGGCCTAACCTGGAATCATGTAAGTGACCTGAAGTTTTGGAAAAATGAAGTGGCTGTCCAGTACGGTATCAATTCCGTGCCCCAAAACCTATTGATAGATCCACAAGGGAAAATTGTGGCTAAAAATTTAAGAGGCGAGGCACTTGAAGAAAAATTAACAGAGCTGATCAAACTTTAA
- a CDS encoding histidine decarboxylase, with the protein MQELYKEQLQLFLNRIKQRSQNFIGYPASVDYDYKELFPFLDYSLNNVGDPFVESNCDMDSKKFEREVLNFFADQFHAPKNNWWGYVTNGGSEGNLYALYLARELYPNGMVYYSESTHYSVQKNIHLLNMDSIVIRTDYKGEMDYDDLKEMIQLQRHRPVIILANIGTTMTEAKDNVPLIKDILKRLAIKSSYIHCDAALAGTYLSLLGQGSFDFSYGADSIAISGHKFIGSPIPCGVVLVKKSYKDRIGRSIPYIGTLDTTISGSRNGITPLFLWYTIQKLGRQGLLERAENCLTVADYALQLLEEAGINAWRNENALTVVFPQPNEHICKKWQLASENEMSHLICMPGVTKSHIDAFVNDLVQQQDEKCPDLESQLN; encoded by the coding sequence ATGCAAGAATTATACAAAGAGCAATTACAGCTGTTTTTAAATAGGATCAAACAACGCTCTCAAAACTTTATCGGATACCCTGCATCGGTAGATTATGATTATAAGGAATTATTTCCCTTTTTGGATTATTCCTTAAATAATGTAGGAGATCCGTTTGTGGAGTCCAATTGTGATATGGATTCCAAAAAGTTTGAGCGTGAAGTATTGAACTTTTTTGCCGATCAATTTCATGCACCCAAGAACAATTGGTGGGGCTATGTTACCAATGGTGGTTCAGAGGGAAATTTATATGCCTTGTATCTGGCCAGGGAATTATACCCGAATGGTATGGTGTATTACTCCGAATCAACCCATTACAGTGTACAAAAGAACATTCACTTACTGAACATGGACAGCATCGTGATCCGCACCGATTATAAAGGAGAGATGGATTACGACGATCTGAAAGAAATGATTCAGTTACAACGGCACCGACCTGTGATCATTTTGGCCAACATTGGAACCACCATGACAGAGGCAAAAGATAATGTGCCTTTAATAAAAGATATTCTGAAGAGATTGGCTATTAAAAGCTCTTACATTCATTGCGATGCCGCGTTAGCAGGAACATATCTTTCCTTATTAGGTCAAGGCTCTTTTGACTTTTCCTATGGTGCCGATAGCATTGCCATTAGCGGGCATAAATTTATTGGTTCACCTATACCTTGTGGTGTGGTGTTAGTCAAAAAATCATATAAGGATAGAATTGGACGTTCCATTCCTTATATCGGAACACTAGACACAACTATCTCAGGCTCCCGTAATGGAATAACACCACTCTTTTTATGGTATACCATTCAAAAGCTGGGAAGGCAGGGATTGTTAGAAAGAGCAGAAAATTGTCTGACCGTAGCAGACTATGCCTTGCAACTTTTAGAAGAGGCTGGAATCAATGCCTGGCGCAACGAAAATGCTTTAACCGTGGTATTTCCTCAACCCAATGAACATATCTGCAAGAAATGGCAGCTAGCAAGTGAAAATGAGATGTCGCATCTTATCTGTATGCCTGGCGTAACGAAATCACACATTGATGCCTTTGTAAATGATTTAGTTCAGCAGCAAGATGAAAAGTGCCCAGACTTGGAATCACAATTAAACTAA
- a CDS encoding response regulator: MKFLIVDDHKIIRDGLKQILSKSFPFSICDEGENAEDVFGKLKESSYDVVICDLSMPGRSGLDVVEQIKLTHPDMPILILSMHPEEQYALRALKAGAWGYLNKTGGADILIEAIKRVLQGRKFIPASVAEQLTLSLSSPYHSLHEALSNREFHIFKLIAEGKSISEISDLLSLGSTTISTHRARLLKKLHLRTNADLTKYALQHNLL; encoded by the coding sequence ATGAAATTTTTAATTGTAGACGATCATAAGATAATAAGGGACGGCCTTAAGCAAATACTGTCAAAGAGCTTCCCTTTCTCCATTTGTGATGAGGGGGAAAATGCTGAAGATGTCTTTGGCAAGCTAAAGGAGTCGTCTTATGATGTTGTTATTTGCGATTTGTCAATGCCCGGTAGAAGTGGGTTAGATGTAGTTGAACAAATCAAGCTAACTCACCCAGATATGCCAATACTTATTTTAAGTATGCATCCAGAGGAGCAGTATGCCTTGAGAGCGTTAAAAGCGGGCGCATGGGGCTATTTAAACAAAACGGGAGGTGCTGATATTTTAATAGAAGCTATCAAACGTGTATTGCAAGGCCGAAAATTTATTCCCGCTTCTGTGGCAGAGCAATTAACCTTGAGTCTAAGTTCTCCATACCATAGTTTGCATGAAGCTTTATCCAATCGCGAGTTTCATATATTTAAGCTGATTGCAGAGGGTAAATCTATTTCAGAGATATCAGACTTATTGTCCCTTGGTTCTACTACCATAAGCACGCATCGGGCACGACTTTTAAAAAAACTGCATTTAAGAACAAATGCAGACCTGACAAAGTATGCTCTTCAGCATAATCTTCTATAG
- a CDS encoding phosphate/phosphite/phosphonate ABC transporter substrate-binding protein yields MDLKSKIYSLNPVIILGAIAYFFFSSCNGLASNNADYAPSYSTKHLSKKILFFGVVNPAYYEKLDPLIKYLNKHLTDVQVQTVAGSNFDAYLEKLDKRYYDFTLINGMKALECEKNGYAIVGKEDNDENYRGVILVNRDSMVNHFADLKGKTIASPGKQALAGSMMPLYFLHTNGINVNKDIRISYHSSFESAILSVYLGKSTAAMSWLANWKEFVSKRPEIESKVVIKWQTFPLMNVALLFRNDMDAKIAAEIKKLIFNLQNSKEGMEVLKEINATKFVPANTRNYQTLNEFVKKYHAAIHLD; encoded by the coding sequence ATGGATCTGAAAAGCAAAATCTATAGTCTAAATCCTGTAATAATTTTAGGAGCTATTGCCTATTTCTTCTTCAGTTCTTGTAATGGACTTGCATCCAACAATGCTGATTATGCTCCCAGTTATTCGACAAAGCATCTAAGCAAGAAAATACTGTTTTTTGGCGTTGTCAATCCTGCTTACTATGAAAAGTTAGATCCTTTAATTAAATACCTGAATAAACATTTGACAGACGTACAGGTTCAAACTGTTGCTGGAAGTAATTTTGACGCCTATTTGGAAAAGCTTGATAAGAGATATTACGACTTTACATTAATAAATGGGATGAAGGCGCTTGAATGCGAAAAAAATGGATATGCAATTGTAGGCAAGGAAGACAATGATGAGAATTATCGTGGTGTGATTTTAGTAAACCGCGATTCAATGGTAAATCATTTCGCTGATCTTAAAGGTAAGACAATCGCATCGCCCGGTAAGCAAGCTTTAGCCGGTAGTATGATGCCCTTGTATTTTCTGCATACTAATGGCATAAACGTTAATAAAGACATTCGTATTAGCTATCATTCTTCGTTTGAATCAGCGATACTCAGTGTTTATCTTGGAAAAAGTACCGCTGCTATGTCCTGGCTTGCCAATTGGAAAGAGTTTGTTAGCAAACGTCCAGAAATTGAATCGAAGGTTGTTATAAAGTGGCAAACATTTCCTTTAATGAATGTGGCACTGCTTTTTCGAAATGATATGGATGCGAAAATAGCAGCCGAAATAAAAAAACTGATTTTTAACTTACAGAATAGTAAGGAGGGTATGGAAGTGTTGAAAGAAATAAATGCCACCAAGTTTGTTCCGGCTAACACCAGGAATTATCAGACCTTAAATGAGTTTGTGAAAAAGTATCATGCTGCCATACATCTCGATTAA